The following proteins come from a genomic window of Falco rusticolus isolate bFalRus1 chromosome 9, bFalRus1.pri, whole genome shotgun sequence:
- the NHLRC2 gene encoding NHL repeat-containing protein 2 isoform X1, with protein MAAGGLAGLLPAQTQLEYALLDADTAQEKENLVYQYLKKMDSRERDLAVPELGGDLQWLNTEGPISLHKDLCGKVVVLDFFTYCCINCLHLLPDLHALEHQYSDKDGLIIVGVHSAKFPNEKVLDNIKSAVLRYNIVHPVVNDADATLWHELEVSCWPTLVILGPRGNMLFSLVGEGHREKLFLFTSMTLKFYKERGQIKDNSIGIKLYRDSLPPSPLLFPGKVTVDNSGERLVIADTGHHRILVTQKNGQILHTIGGPNSGRRDGRFSEAAFNSPQGIAIKNNVIYVADTENHLIRKIDLELEVVTTVAGIGIQGVDKEGGAKAEEQPISSPWDVVFGNSKCFVVPLHSRGSTFSFSIIHGDSSLTLQKVSGTQEDDVLWIAMAGIHQVWALMLEGGKLPKGSDLKKGVCLRFAGSGNEENRNNAYPHKAGFAQPSGLCLASEEPWNCLFVADSESSTVRTISLKDGAVKHLVGGERDPLNLFAFGDVDGAGINAKLQHPLGVTWDKKRKLLYVADSYNHKIKVVDPKMKNCATLAGTGEASNIIGSSFTQSTFNEPGGLCVEESGGLMYVADTNNHQIKVLDLETKILSMLPILHPEACDVPDNLPVQKDKITNLPKLPKSAPNVQLPSLTVAPGQTIQFLLKLTLPPDSKLNEEAPNSWFITAEDNTWLLQGQCLSGEIRDVSCQTVIPFQLPRSCQSAEAILAIKACLYYCSKGGSACMMKGISFSQPLWIGGTNQGSLTQIELIHTFLTN; from the exons ATCTACAGTGGTTAAACACTGAAGGTCCTATTTCTCTTCACAAAGACCTTTGTGGAAAAGTTGTGGTGTTGGATTTCTTTACTTACTGCTGCATCAATTGCTTGCACCTGCTGCCTGATCTCCACGCATTAGAGCACCAGTACTCTGATAAAG atggTCTTATTATTGTTGGTGTCCACTCAGCAAAATTCCCCAATGAAAAAGTTCTGGATAACATTAAAAGTGCCGTTTTGAGGTATAATATTGTCCACCCTGTAGTAAATGATGCAGATGCAACACTGTGGCATGAACTAGAAGTGTCCTGCTGGCCAACTCTGGTCATTCTCGGGCCTCGTGGAAATATGCTGTTTTCCCTTGTTGGAGAGGGACACAGAGagaagttgtttttatttacttctatGACGCTGAAATTCTACAAGGAGAGGGGACAAATCAAAGATAACAGCATTGGAATAAAGCTATACAGAGATTCCCTCCcaccttctcctctgctgtttCCTGGCAAAGTGACCGTTGATAATTCAGGAGAAAGGCTTGTAATAGCAGACACTGGACATCATAGAATTTTGGTTACTCAAAAAAATGGACAAATTCTACACACTATTGGAG GTCCAAACAGTGGAAGGAGAGATGGAAGGTTTTCAGAGGCAGCTTTCAACTCACCACAAGGGATTgctataaaaaataatgttatttatgtAGCTGATACAGAAAATCACCTAATTAGAAAG ATTGACCTGGAATTAGAGGTGGTGACCACGGTTGCAGGCATTGGGATACAAGGTGTTGATAAGGAAGGTggagcaaaagcagaagaacaGCCTATCAGCTCTCCGTGGGATGTGGTCTTTGGAAATTCAA AGTGTTTTGTAGTACCACTGCATTCCAGAGgaagcactttttctttttcaattatCCATGGTGATTCTTCCCTAACTCTACAAAAAG tttcaggGACCCAGGAAGATGACGTTTTATGGATAGCAATGGCAGGCATTCATCAGGTATGGGCACTGATGTTGGAAGGTGGAAAACTACCGAAGGGAAG TGATTTAAAGAAAGGAGTCTGCCTTCGATTTGCTGGGAGTGGAAatgaagagaacagaaacaatGCGTACCCACATAAGGCAGGCTTTGCACAGCCTTCGGGGCTCTGTCTGGCTTCTGAGGAACCATGGAACTGCCTTTTTGTAGCGGATAGTGAGAGCAGCACTGTGCGAACCATCTCTCTGAAAGACGGAGCGGTGAAGCACCTTGTAGGAGGAGAGAGAGATCCTTTG AATTTGTTTGCCTTTGGTGATGTGGATGGAGCAGGCATAAATGCAAAGCTGCAGCATCCCTTAGGAGTAACATgggacaagaaaagaaaactgctcTATGTGGCAGATTCCTATAATCATAAG ATAAAGGTTGTAGATCCCAAGATGAAGAACTGTGCTACCCTGGCAGGCACAGGAGAGGCAAGCAACATTATTGGTTCGAGCTTTACACAGTCAACTTTTAATGAACCAGGAGGTTTGTGTGTTGAAGAAAGTGGCGGCTTGATGTATGTTGCAGACACGAATAATCATCAGATCAAAGTGTTGGATTTGGAAACGAAAATTCTTTCCATG CTGCCTATCCTGCATCCAGAAGCATGCGATGTTCCAGACAACCTGCCTGTGCAAAAGGATAAAATAACAAACCTTCCAAAACTGCCTAAATCTGCACCAAATGTTCAACTTCCTTCACTAACTGTAGCTCCTGGCCAGAcaattcagtttttattaaagTTGACTCTTCCTCCAGATTCAAAACTGAATGAAGAAGCACCCAATTCCTGGTTTATCACAGCAGAAG ATAATACCTGGTTGCTTCAAGGACAGTGTCTGTCTGGAGAAATAAGGGATGTTTCCTGTCAAACTGTCATTCCCTTTCAGTTACCCAGGAGCTGTCAGTCAGCTGAAGCTATCCTGGCTATCAAAGCATGCCTCTACTATTGCAGCAAAGGTGGCAGTGCCTGTATGATGAAAGGAATCTCATTCAGTCAGCCTTTATGGATAGGTGGTACAAACCAAGGCAGCCTGACTCAGATTGAACTGATACACACATTTTTAACCAACTAA
- the NHLRC2 gene encoding NHL repeat-containing protein 2 isoform X2, producing the protein MAAGGLAGLLPAQTQLEYALLDADTAQEKENLVYQYLKKMDSRERDLAVPELGGDLQWLNTEGPISLHKDLCGKVVVLDFFTYCCINCLHLLPDLHALEHQYSDKDGLIIVGVHSAKFPNEKVLDNIKSAVLRYNIVHPVVNDADATLWHELEVSCWPTLVILGPRGNMLFSLVGEGHREKLFLFTSMTLKFYKERGQIKDNSIGIKLYRDSLPPSPLLFPGKVTVDNSGERLVIADTGHHRILVTQKNGQILHTIGGPNSGRRDGRFSEAAFNSPQGIAIKNNVIYVADTENHLIRKIDLELEVVTTVAGIGIQGVDKEGGAKAEEQPISSPWDVVFGNSISGTQEDDVLWIAMAGIHQVWALMLEGGKLPKGSDLKKGVCLRFAGSGNEENRNNAYPHKAGFAQPSGLCLASEEPWNCLFVADSESSTVRTISLKDGAVKHLVGGERDPLNLFAFGDVDGAGINAKLQHPLGVTWDKKRKLLYVADSYNHKIKVVDPKMKNCATLAGTGEASNIIGSSFTQSTFNEPGGLCVEESGGLMYVADTNNHQIKVLDLETKILSMLPILHPEACDVPDNLPVQKDKITNLPKLPKSAPNVQLPSLTVAPGQTIQFLLKLTLPPDSKLNEEAPNSWFITAEDNTWLLQGQCLSGEIRDVSCQTVIPFQLPRSCQSAEAILAIKACLYYCSKGGSACMMKGISFSQPLWIGGTNQGSLTQIELIHTFLTN; encoded by the exons ATCTACAGTGGTTAAACACTGAAGGTCCTATTTCTCTTCACAAAGACCTTTGTGGAAAAGTTGTGGTGTTGGATTTCTTTACTTACTGCTGCATCAATTGCTTGCACCTGCTGCCTGATCTCCACGCATTAGAGCACCAGTACTCTGATAAAG atggTCTTATTATTGTTGGTGTCCACTCAGCAAAATTCCCCAATGAAAAAGTTCTGGATAACATTAAAAGTGCCGTTTTGAGGTATAATATTGTCCACCCTGTAGTAAATGATGCAGATGCAACACTGTGGCATGAACTAGAAGTGTCCTGCTGGCCAACTCTGGTCATTCTCGGGCCTCGTGGAAATATGCTGTTTTCCCTTGTTGGAGAGGGACACAGAGagaagttgtttttatttacttctatGACGCTGAAATTCTACAAGGAGAGGGGACAAATCAAAGATAACAGCATTGGAATAAAGCTATACAGAGATTCCCTCCcaccttctcctctgctgtttCCTGGCAAAGTGACCGTTGATAATTCAGGAGAAAGGCTTGTAATAGCAGACACTGGACATCATAGAATTTTGGTTACTCAAAAAAATGGACAAATTCTACACACTATTGGAG GTCCAAACAGTGGAAGGAGAGATGGAAGGTTTTCAGAGGCAGCTTTCAACTCACCACAAGGGATTgctataaaaaataatgttatttatgtAGCTGATACAGAAAATCACCTAATTAGAAAG ATTGACCTGGAATTAGAGGTGGTGACCACGGTTGCAGGCATTGGGATACAAGGTGTTGATAAGGAAGGTggagcaaaagcagaagaacaGCCTATCAGCTCTCCGTGGGATGTGGTCTTTGGAAATTCAA tttcaggGACCCAGGAAGATGACGTTTTATGGATAGCAATGGCAGGCATTCATCAGGTATGGGCACTGATGTTGGAAGGTGGAAAACTACCGAAGGGAAG TGATTTAAAGAAAGGAGTCTGCCTTCGATTTGCTGGGAGTGGAAatgaagagaacagaaacaatGCGTACCCACATAAGGCAGGCTTTGCACAGCCTTCGGGGCTCTGTCTGGCTTCTGAGGAACCATGGAACTGCCTTTTTGTAGCGGATAGTGAGAGCAGCACTGTGCGAACCATCTCTCTGAAAGACGGAGCGGTGAAGCACCTTGTAGGAGGAGAGAGAGATCCTTTG AATTTGTTTGCCTTTGGTGATGTGGATGGAGCAGGCATAAATGCAAAGCTGCAGCATCCCTTAGGAGTAACATgggacaagaaaagaaaactgctcTATGTGGCAGATTCCTATAATCATAAG ATAAAGGTTGTAGATCCCAAGATGAAGAACTGTGCTACCCTGGCAGGCACAGGAGAGGCAAGCAACATTATTGGTTCGAGCTTTACACAGTCAACTTTTAATGAACCAGGAGGTTTGTGTGTTGAAGAAAGTGGCGGCTTGATGTATGTTGCAGACACGAATAATCATCAGATCAAAGTGTTGGATTTGGAAACGAAAATTCTTTCCATG CTGCCTATCCTGCATCCAGAAGCATGCGATGTTCCAGACAACCTGCCTGTGCAAAAGGATAAAATAACAAACCTTCCAAAACTGCCTAAATCTGCACCAAATGTTCAACTTCCTTCACTAACTGTAGCTCCTGGCCAGAcaattcagtttttattaaagTTGACTCTTCCTCCAGATTCAAAACTGAATGAAGAAGCACCCAATTCCTGGTTTATCACAGCAGAAG ATAATACCTGGTTGCTTCAAGGACAGTGTCTGTCTGGAGAAATAAGGGATGTTTCCTGTCAAACTGTCATTCCCTTTCAGTTACCCAGGAGCTGTCAGTCAGCTGAAGCTATCCTGGCTATCAAAGCATGCCTCTACTATTGCAGCAAAGGTGGCAGTGCCTGTATGATGAAAGGAATCTCATTCAGTCAGCCTTTATGGATAGGTGGTACAAACCAAGGCAGCCTGACTCAGATTGAACTGATACACACATTTTTAACCAACTAA